The Achromobacter deleyi genome has a window encoding:
- a CDS encoding DUF4189 domain-containing protein, whose amino-acid sequence MMPARFLSLIRVAFAALALVAGLASPAAHAAEKLYGGIATDGKHSKIYWELPETSGKEAEAAALAECRRAGGKDCKVLSWFSDSCMVYARNSVQDLFPGNSVSPEMAAKKAIRRCTAGSPDGKCRLTTMPLCVGPGYSAADMQAPARAKPAELEALSARLNQRAYWGAIAEKESGDLVYSDGYPNENDALSKLLEWEDCVGCTKVLTYTDSCVGLAWAKGTKGRGTSFTALNPDPKTARDQSRAACTAKTGNPACVAMVRCSGRAYIDGYAGEDEKPN is encoded by the coding sequence ATGATGCCTGCCCGCTTTCTTTCCTTGATCCGCGTTGCGTTCGCCGCGCTTGCCCTGGTGGCAGGCCTGGCCTCTCCCGCGGCGCATGCCGCCGAGAAGCTGTATGGCGGCATCGCCACCGACGGCAAGCACTCCAAGATCTACTGGGAGCTACCGGAAACGTCGGGCAAGGAAGCCGAGGCCGCGGCGTTGGCCGAGTGCCGGCGCGCCGGCGGCAAGGACTGCAAGGTGCTGAGCTGGTTCTCGGACAGCTGCATGGTCTACGCCCGCAACTCGGTCCAGGATCTGTTCCCCGGCAACAGCGTGTCGCCCGAGATGGCGGCCAAGAAGGCTATCCGCCGCTGCACGGCGGGCAGCCCGGACGGGAAGTGCCGCCTGACGACGATGCCGCTGTGCGTGGGCCCCGGCTACAGCGCCGCCGACATGCAGGCCCCGGCGCGCGCCAAGCCCGCCGAACTGGAAGCCCTGTCGGCCCGGCTGAACCAGCGCGCCTACTGGGGCGCCATCGCCGAAAAAGAATCTGGCGACCTGGTCTACTCGGACGGCTATCCCAATGAAAACGACGCGCTGTCGAAGTTGCTGGAATGGGAAGACTGCGTGGGCTGCACCAAGGTCCTGACCTACACGGACAGTTGCGTCGGGCTGGCCTGGGCCAAGGGCACCAAGGGCCGCGGCACCAGCTTCACGGCGCTGAACCCCGACCCGAAGACGGCGCGCGACCAATCGCGCGCCGCCTGCACGGCCAAGACCGGCAACCCGGCCTGCGTGGCCATGGTGCGCTGCTCGGGCCGCGCATACATCGACGGCTACGCCGGCGAAGACGAGAAGCCCAACTAG
- a CDS encoding tripartite tricarboxylate transporter substrate binding protein, whose translation MQQQYKRRTLRTLATLLAGAALFSGAAQAAGYPERPINLIVSYGPGGGTDLVARMMAPFLQKYLGGDARIVVLNRPGAGGAIGFTELARAQADGYTIGFINTPNLLTIPIERKSNFSWQSYDLLGNLIDDPGAFSVLKDNPLKNLADLSAYARQNPGKATVGTTGTGSDDHLAMLRFERASATKLSHIPYKGAGEVRGALAGGEITIGAINVGEALQYQKGGTPLRFLGQMGKTRSAALPDVPTFKEQGYDFELASLRGLAAPKGLPDEVRAKLVDAVKRTVDDPAFQAKAKEMFAPLRYLPPADYARELAAGEVEFQQLWKDAPWLDK comes from the coding sequence ATGCAACAACAATACAAGCGCCGCACGCTGCGCACCCTGGCCACCCTGCTGGCGGGCGCCGCCCTGTTTAGCGGCGCCGCGCAGGCGGCCGGCTATCCGGAACGTCCCATCAACCTGATCGTGTCCTACGGGCCTGGCGGCGGCACCGACCTGGTGGCCCGCATGATGGCGCCCTTCCTGCAGAAGTACCTGGGCGGCGACGCGCGCATCGTGGTGCTGAACCGCCCGGGCGCGGGCGGGGCCATCGGATTCACCGAGCTGGCCCGCGCGCAAGCCGACGGCTATACCATCGGCTTCATCAACACGCCCAACCTGCTGACCATCCCGATCGAGCGCAAATCCAACTTCAGCTGGCAGAGCTACGACCTGCTGGGCAACCTGATAGACGATCCCGGCGCGTTCTCCGTGCTGAAGGACAACCCGCTGAAAAACCTGGCCGACCTGTCCGCCTATGCCCGGCAGAACCCCGGCAAGGCCACCGTCGGCACGACCGGCACGGGCTCGGACGACCACCTGGCCATGCTGCGTTTTGAGCGCGCATCCGCCACCAAGCTCAGCCATATTCCCTACAAGGGCGCGGGCGAAGTGCGCGGGGCGCTGGCGGGCGGCGAGATCACCATTGGCGCCATCAACGTGGGCGAAGCGCTGCAATACCAGAAAGGCGGCACGCCGCTGCGCTTCCTGGGCCAGATGGGCAAGACGCGTTCGGCGGCGCTGCCCGACGTGCCCACCTTCAAGGAACAGGGATATGACTTTGAACTGGCTTCGCTGCGCGGCCTGGCGGCGCCCAAGGGGCTGCCGGACGAAGTGCGCGCGAAGCTGGTCGACGCCGTGAAGCGCACGGTGGACGATCCGGCGTTCCAGGCCAAGGCGAAGGAAATGTTCGCCCCGCTGCGCTACCTGCCGCCGGCGGACTACGCCCGGGAACTGGCTGCCGGCGAAGTGGAATTCCAGCAGCTATGGAAGGACGCACCCTGGCTGGACAAGTAA
- a CDS encoding MFS transporter codes for MSRQLLALVLGPLLGLFVVCIGNAFISSLTTLQLDAAGESATVIGIISSSYFIGLTLGAIFNDRLILRIGHIRAYSSFASLIAVTVLLQGLIFNREAWFMLRLINGWASVGVFLVVESWLLLAGDPKMRGRLLALYMISLYGSGMLGQVQLGAITQLGDMAPFMVAGLLASLSVLPMVIIPRVSPLVERVEPLLPQHLARMTPTGVMGCFGSGVAIAAIYTLLPLYLQRIGLDMAQVGKMMGAVILGAMVLQYPVGRWSDLRDRQVVLIALAVFCAVLSLLILLLPAGSPLLIVLLFLLGGGVFAIYPVAVSHAADRAPADALVRMIQGLLLINSLGSALSPLVISPVMAKFGEAGLFWCFALLNLGLVTFFTWRRGERPAPAPVAPFAAAAQMSPVGVELRVTEDLMQGALDHEMTEDLTNVVPGAGAAQPVLSTAQDTPPAA; via the coding sequence ATGTCTCGGCAGTTGTTGGCCCTGGTGCTTGGGCCTCTACTTGGCTTGTTCGTTGTCTGCATCGGCAACGCTTTCATTTCTTCCCTTACGACCCTGCAGTTGGACGCGGCCGGCGAATCGGCCACCGTCATCGGCATCATTTCCTCGTCGTACTTCATCGGCCTGACGCTGGGCGCCATCTTCAACGACCGCCTGATCCTGCGCATCGGCCATATCCGCGCCTACAGCAGCTTTGCCTCGCTCATCGCCGTCACGGTGCTGCTGCAGGGCCTGATCTTCAATCGCGAAGCGTGGTTCATGCTGCGGCTGATCAACGGCTGGGCCAGCGTGGGCGTATTCCTGGTGGTCGAGAGCTGGCTGCTGCTGGCGGGCGACCCCAAGATGCGCGGCCGCCTGCTGGCGCTCTACATGATCTCCCTGTACGGTTCCGGCATGCTGGGCCAGGTCCAGCTTGGCGCCATCACCCAACTGGGCGACATGGCGCCGTTCATGGTGGCCGGGCTGCTGGCCTCGCTGTCGGTGCTGCCCATGGTCATCATCCCGCGCGTCTCGCCCCTGGTGGAACGCGTGGAGCCGCTGTTGCCGCAGCACCTGGCGCGCATGACGCCCACCGGCGTGATGGGCTGCTTCGGTTCAGGCGTGGCCATCGCCGCCATCTACACCCTGTTGCCGCTGTATCTGCAGCGCATCGGCCTGGACATGGCCCAGGTGGGCAAGATGATGGGCGCCGTGATCCTGGGCGCCATGGTGCTGCAGTACCCGGTCGGCCGCTGGTCCGACCTGCGCGACCGCCAGGTGGTTCTGATCGCACTGGCCGTCTTTTGCGCCGTGCTCAGCCTGCTGATCCTGCTGCTGCCTGCCGGCTCGCCGCTGCTGATCGTGCTGCTGTTCCTGCTGGGCGGCGGCGTGTTCGCCATCTATCCGGTGGCCGTCAGCCATGCCGCGGACCGGGCGCCGGCCGATGCGCTGGTGCGCATGATCCAGGGCCTGCTGCTGATCAACTCGCTGGGTTCGGCGCTGAGTCCGCTGGTGATCTCGCCCGTGATGGCGAAATTCGGCGAAGCCGGCCTGTTCTGGTGCTTCGCCCTGCTCAACCTGGGCCTGGTGACCTTCTTCACGTGGCGCCGTGGCGAACGCCCTGCCCCCGCGCCCGTCGCCCCGTTCGCCGCGGCCGCGCAAATGTCTCCCGTCGGCGTCGAGCTGCGAGTGACCGAAGACCTGATGCAAGGCGCCCTGGACCACGAAATGACCGAGGACCTGACCAACGTGGTCCCCGGCGCCGGGGCCGCGCAACCGGTACTCTCGACCGCGCAGGACACGCCGCCGGCGGCGTAG
- a CDS encoding autotransporter domain-containing protein: MNHIYRLVWNRKLRVWQAASELASQSRGGTSSASACVTARAPRHALRVALAIGLSALSTAVQAVCTDSGANVTCMGPADPVSPSFSSAMNNLAVTVAPGATVGVPVADRGTAMALTGTNVTLTNAGGIDVNLFGDRYVLSTGLLVGNASASTLRVYNMASGTIAGSMGLIGSSLPDVDGMALVVQNGTGGLSHLSNAGMIYSKPLAALTMAGEDMPVIAASGGGQVNFVNESTGTITGRIALAASGSPGAGNSFVNAGTIAGSVSLGQGGSANTFTAVSGSVLTRGNGTATADLTVAGMAGLRYAPPGKVDGGAGGSNTLVLQNVLPTAGTGSGTGGAVTTIYGDTYLNFRNVRINSGTWNLDGSSLVSTGSGNIELNGGLANLANIGVFGPSQINARGGSISAGTAGLTFGNTIELGVGGLTTTGANSFSLSGLLTGTGGLNVTGIGTLSLRGISNYTGGTTVGGTASLTGDTNSLQGNIVNHGLLTFSQSSNGAYAGAISGLGSLRKEGAGTLTLGGQNTYAGGTTISAGTLAVGPSGSLPTGAVNVQTATTLDLSNAGNQTLSTLVGSGSVLLNANTLTLDGPLNGMFNGVISGAGALVKAGTGTQTLAGANTFTGGVTVNGGTLSLAGGSLRADSAVAVNTAGTFDLSGGGSQTLGTLSGNGGEVRLGVNTLTLGAGAYAGVISGTGGLTKTGTGTLALNGANTYTGATQVTGGALQVGADASQATARVNGNITVANTARLGGFGQVNGDVIVQAGGRLAPGNPGGVFTVNGDLTLAQNSVAEFNLGASGLSHSVTVNGNLQLGGALLNVQDAGGFGVGVYRLFDYTGSLTASNGGLLPSSAGLGIQINSDSKQINLISTVGVELNFWNADKLASPTQMGGGSGVWSSTAANWTDATGSVTAPRQPADAFAIFGGAPGIVTVTGSPIAAQGMQFISDGYVLDGSALALTGTTPGALGEVRIGDGSAASAAWTTTIDNTLTGDGINKTGLGTLVLNGANAYTQATRLSAGTLSVSRDANLGDAAAGLDFQGGTLRVTGTAYHATARNISLGAAGGGFDIADAGNTYTVAQSLAGNGRLAKLGAGTLVLTGNNAYLGGTSIQAGTLQVGDGATSGSIAGNVDIAGGATLAIKRSDRVLLGGNVSGAGELRHAGTGALVLTGQNTYTGATTIESGLLQVGDGGASGSLAGNVVNNGSLVFNRSNDSVYGGALSGAGAMAKLGAGALALTGDSSGYAGATQLSAGTLQVDGKLGGTVQAAAGTTLAGVGTLNTVTVGAGATLSPGNAGSPLGRMTLLGDLNFQPGSAYRVATTADGQHSSVHVAGTANLAGSVVQLAQNGNYAPSTTYTILTAGNGVQGRFDSVSSNLAFLTPSLSYDSNKVDLVVNLKEVPADNGAGTRPIQFVDAAFTGNQRAVARALQSLSSGSALYQHVLNLPKNSPAAAFNAVSGESHASAISGLQGVTSTFTQAPMTRLRANLNAGWMPGVPTAQLGLGDAAALPQAAAQPLWTQVFGNWTTLAGNDNAARTTQSDAGVTVGGDQAVGGGWRLGGALGYTNSRSRTSDRASSSEADSYSVTVYGGKAFETGAGKINLSLGAAYTWHDLDTQRSTAAAGLDQTLKASYGASTGQVFTELGYAVPLNDRITLEPFIGANYSDLRTRGFSETGGDAALRGESGRNSVTTTTLGLHALTTFESAGARGHVHGTLGWRHAFGDLNPASTLSFVQGSDSFTATGTPIARDAAVIELGVGMEVSKRTTVGLIYGGQFGQGNRQNSGTLDVRYRF; encoded by the coding sequence TTGAATCACATCTACCGTCTAGTCTGGAACCGCAAGCTGCGCGTGTGGCAGGCTGCGTCCGAACTCGCGTCGCAGTCACGCGGCGGGACCTCGTCCGCGAGCGCCTGTGTAACGGCTCGCGCGCCTCGTCATGCGCTGCGCGTGGCGCTGGCTATCGGCCTGTCCGCATTGAGCACCGCGGTTCAGGCCGTCTGCACCGATTCAGGCGCCAACGTAACGTGCATGGGACCGGCCGATCCGGTATCGCCCAGCTTCAGCAGCGCCATGAACAACCTCGCCGTCACCGTGGCCCCAGGCGCGACCGTCGGGGTTCCAGTGGCCGACCGCGGCACGGCAATGGCCCTGACCGGCACCAATGTGACGTTGACGAACGCCGGCGGGATCGACGTCAATCTGTTCGGAGACCGCTACGTGTTGTCGACGGGGCTGCTGGTCGGCAATGCCTCCGCCAGCACCCTCAGGGTCTACAACATGGCCTCGGGAACCATCGCCGGCAGCATGGGCTTGATTGGCAGCAGCCTCCCCGACGTGGACGGCATGGCGCTGGTCGTGCAGAACGGCACCGGCGGCCTCAGCCATCTGAGCAACGCGGGCATGATATACAGCAAGCCGCTCGCGGCCTTGACGATGGCCGGCGAGGATATGCCGGTGATCGCCGCCAGCGGCGGCGGTCAGGTGAACTTCGTCAATGAAAGTACGGGTACGATCACCGGCCGCATCGCGCTCGCGGCTTCCGGTAGCCCTGGGGCAGGCAACAGCTTCGTCAATGCCGGCACCATCGCGGGCAGCGTGTCGCTAGGCCAGGGCGGCAGCGCCAATACCTTTACCGCCGTGTCCGGCTCCGTGCTCACGCGCGGGAATGGCACCGCCACGGCGGACCTGACCGTAGCCGGCATGGCGGGCCTGCGCTATGCCCCCCCCGGCAAGGTCGACGGCGGCGCTGGCGGCAGCAACACGCTGGTCCTGCAAAACGTCCTGCCGACGGCGGGCACGGGCAGCGGGACCGGCGGCGCGGTCACCACCATCTACGGCGACACCTATCTCAACTTCCGGAATGTGCGCATCAACAGCGGCACCTGGAATCTGGATGGCTCGTCGCTGGTAAGCACGGGCAGCGGCAATATCGAACTCAACGGCGGCCTGGCCAACCTGGCGAATATCGGCGTGTTCGGCCCGAGCCAGATCAACGCCCGGGGCGGCAGCATTTCGGCCGGCACCGCCGGCCTGACGTTTGGCAACACCATCGAGCTGGGCGTCGGCGGCCTGACGACGACGGGCGCGAACAGCTTCTCCCTGTCCGGCCTGCTGACGGGGACCGGGGGCCTCAATGTCACCGGCATCGGCACGCTCAGTCTGCGCGGGATCAGCAACTACACGGGCGGAACCACTGTCGGCGGCACTGCCTCCCTGACGGGCGACACCAACAGCCTGCAAGGCAATATCGTCAATCACGGCTTGCTGACATTCTCCCAAAGCAGCAACGGCGCCTATGCCGGCGCCATCTCCGGCTTAGGCTCGCTGCGCAAGGAAGGCGCGGGCACGCTGACGCTGGGGGGCCAGAACACCTACGCCGGCGGCACGACCATCTCGGCCGGCACGCTGGCGGTCGGCCCGAGCGGCAGCCTGCCCACCGGGGCAGTGAATGTGCAGACCGCCACGACGCTGGATCTGAGCAACGCGGGCAACCAGACGCTGAGCACCCTGGTGGGCTCGGGCAGCGTCCTGCTGAACGCGAATACGCTGACCCTGGACGGCCCCCTCAACGGTATGTTCAACGGCGTGATCTCGGGCGCGGGCGCCCTGGTGAAGGCGGGCACGGGCACCCAGACCCTTGCCGGCGCCAACACTTTCACGGGCGGCGTGACGGTAAACGGCGGCACGCTGTCCCTGGCGGGCGGCAGCCTGCGGGCGGACTCGGCGGTGGCGGTCAACACCGCCGGCACGTTCGACTTGTCCGGCGGCGGCAGCCAGACCCTGGGAACACTGAGCGGCAATGGCGGCGAGGTAAGGCTTGGCGTCAACACCCTGACTTTGGGCGCGGGAGCCTACGCAGGCGTCATCTCGGGCACGGGCGGCCTGACCAAGACGGGAACCGGCACGCTGGCCTTGAACGGCGCCAATACCTATACCGGCGCGACCCAGGTGACCGGAGGCGCGCTGCAGGTCGGCGCGGATGCCTCGCAGGCCACGGCCCGCGTCAACGGCAACATCACCGTGGCAAACACCGCCAGGCTGGGCGGCTTTGGACAGGTCAACGGCGACGTGATCGTCCAGGCCGGCGGCCGCCTTGCCCCGGGCAATCCGGGCGGCGTGTTCACCGTCAATGGCGACCTGACCCTGGCTCAGAACAGCGTGGCCGAATTCAACCTGGGCGCGTCCGGCCTCAGCCACAGCGTGACGGTCAACGGCAACCTGCAATTGGGTGGCGCCCTGCTCAACGTACAGGATGCGGGCGGCTTCGGTGTAGGGGTATACCGGCTGTTCGATTACACCGGCTCGCTGACCGCGTCCAACGGCGGCCTCCTCCCGTCGTCCGCGGGCTTGGGCATTCAGATAAACAGCGATTCCAAGCAGATCAACCTGATCAGCACGGTGGGCGTGGAGCTCAATTTCTGGAACGCCGACAAACTGGCCAGCCCCACCCAGATGGGCGGCGGCTCCGGCGTCTGGTCGTCGACCGCAGCGAACTGGACCGACGCCACCGGCAGCGTGACCGCGCCCCGCCAGCCCGCGGACGCCTTCGCGATCTTTGGCGGCGCCCCCGGCATAGTGACGGTGACCGGGTCCCCCATCGCTGCGCAAGGCATGCAGTTCATCAGCGACGGCTACGTGCTGGACGGCAGCGCCCTCGCGCTGACCGGCACCACGCCCGGCGCACTGGGCGAAGTGCGTATCGGCGACGGCAGCGCGGCCTCCGCGGCCTGGACCACCACGATCGACAATACGCTGACCGGCGACGGCATCAACAAGACCGGGCTGGGCACCCTGGTGCTCAACGGCGCCAATGCCTACACGCAGGCCACGCGCCTGAGCGCGGGGACCTTGTCGGTGTCGCGCGACGCCAACCTCGGCGACGCGGCGGCCGGCCTGGACTTCCAGGGCGGCACGCTGCGCGTGACCGGCACGGCCTACCATGCCACGGCCCGAAACATCAGCCTGGGCGCGGCGGGCGGCGGCTTCGACATCGCCGATGCCGGCAACACCTACACCGTGGCGCAGTCCCTGGCGGGCAACGGCCGCCTGGCCAAGCTGGGCGCGGGCACCCTGGTGCTGACCGGAAACAATGCCTATCTTGGCGGCACGTCGATCCAGGCCGGCACGCTGCAGGTGGGCGATGGCGCAACCTCGGGCAGCATTGCCGGCAACGTCGATATCGCAGGCGGCGCCACGCTGGCCATCAAGCGCAGCGACCGCGTGCTCTTGGGCGGCAATGTCAGCGGCGCGGGCGAATTGCGCCACGCCGGCACCGGCGCCCTGGTGCTGACGGGCCAGAATACCTACACCGGCGCCACCACGATCGAATCTGGTCTGCTGCAGGTCGGCGATGGCGGCGCCTCGGGCTCGCTGGCCGGCAACGTCGTCAACAACGGCAGCCTCGTCTTCAACCGCTCGAACGATTCCGTCTATGGCGGCGCGCTGTCCGGCGCGGGCGCGATGGCCAAGCTCGGCGCGGGCGCGCTGGCCCTGACGGGCGACAGCAGCGGCTACGCCGGCGCCACCCAGCTGTCGGCCGGCACCCTGCAGGTCGACGGCAAGCTGGGCGGCACGGTCCAGGCCGCCGCCGGCACGACGCTGGCAGGCGTCGGCACACTCAACACCGTGACGGTCGGCGCCGGCGCCACGCTGTCGCCGGGCAACGCCGGCTCTCCCCTGGGCCGCATGACCCTGCTGGGCGACCTGAACTTCCAGCCCGGCTCCGCCTATCGCGTTGCCACCACCGCCGACGGCCAGCACAGCAGCGTGCACGTGGCCGGCACGGCCAACCTGGCGGGCTCGGTCGTGCAGCTTGCCCAGAACGGCAACTATGCCCCGTCGACCACCTACACCATCCTGACAGCCGGCAACGGCGTGCAGGGGCGTTTTGACTCGGTCTCCAGCAACCTCGCCTTCCTGACGCCCTCGCTGTCCTACGACAGCAACAAGGTCGACCTGGTCGTGAACTTGAAAGAAGTGCCCGCCGACAATGGCGCGGGCACTCGCCCCATCCAGTTCGTCGACGCCGCCTTCACCGGCAACCAGCGCGCCGTGGCCCGGGCACTGCAAAGCCTGAGCTCCGGCAGTGCGCTCTACCAGCATGTGCTGAACCTGCCCAAAAACTCGCCCGCCGCGGCCTTCAACGCCGTCTCCGGCGAATCGCACGCCAGCGCCATCTCGGGCCTGCAAGGCGTGACCAGCACCTTCACGCAGGCGCCGATGACGCGCCTGCGCGCCAACCTCAACGCAGGCTGGATGCCCGGCGTGCCGACCGCCCAGCTGGGCCTGGGCGACGCGGCGGCGCTGCCTCAAGCGGCCGCGCAACCACTGTGGACGCAGGTATTCGGCAACTGGACCACGCTGGCCGGCAATGACAACGCCGCCAGGACGACCCAGTCCGACGCCGGCGTAACCGTCGGCGGCGACCAGGCCGTCGGCGGCGGCTGGCGCCTGGGCGGCGCCCTCGGCTACACCAACAGCCGCAGCCGGACCAGCGACCGCGCCTCCAGCTCCGAAGCCGACAGCTACAGCGTCACCGTCTATGGCGGCAAGGCCTTCGAGACCGGCGCCGGCAAGATCAACCTGAGCCTGGGCGCCGCCTATACCTGGCACGACCTGGACACCCAGCGCAGCACTGCCGCCGCGGGCTTGGACCAGACCCTGAAGGCCAGCTACGGCGCCAGCACCGGCCAGGTCTTCACCGAGCTCGGCTACGCCGTGCCGCTGAACGACCGCATCACGCTCGAACCCTTCATCGGCGCCAACTACAGCGACCTGCGTACGCGCGGCTTCTCCGAAACGGGCGGCGACGCGGCGCTGCGCGGCGAAAGCGGCCGCAACAGCGTGACCACCACCACGCTGGGCCTGCACGCGCTGACCACCTTCGAAAGCGCGGGCGCACGCGGCCATGTGCATGGCACGCTGGGCTGGCGCCATGCCTTCGGCGACCTCAACCCGGCCAGCACCCTGTCCTTCGTCCAGGGCAGCGACTCGTTCACGGCCACCGGCACGCCGATCGCGCGCGACGCGGCGGTGATCGAGCTGGGCGTGGGCATGGAGGTCAGCAAGCGCACCACGGTGGGCCTGATCTACGGCGGCCAGTTCGGCCAAGGCAACCGCCAGAACTCCGGCACACTGGACGTGCGCTACCGGTTCTGA
- a CDS encoding B12-binding domain-containing radical SAM protein: MSNLPLRVLSVIPPMTQLNTPYPSTAYLTGFLRSRGVTSFQEDLALALVLRLLSVDGLRAVAERVDALPIAKHTPAIQAFVAMQARYLSTIGPTIAFLQGRDPTLAHRIVGRNFLPEGPRFSTLDVYMDEDGGDPLGWAFGALGLHDRAKHLATLYLNDLADVLRDAIDSRFEFVRYAESLAGSQPTFDPLAQALAAPLNLVDDTLRDLTIEALARHAPTMVLVSVPFPGAVYAAFRIAQAIKAQNPAIVTVLGGGFVNTELRELKDPRVFDYFDYVTLDAGERPLQALMEHVEGKRSRQRLVRTFLRDGDTGAVRYVNMVEPDVAFAEVGTPTWDGLPLDRYLSLLDMLNPMHRLWSDGRWNKLTVAHGCYWKKCSFCDVSLDYIGRYEGASATVLADRIETIVRETGQTGFHFVDEAAPPKSLKALATELIERNAGISWWGNIRFEKTFTPELCELLADSGCIAVSGGLEVASDRLLNLMKKGVSVDQVARVTRAFTDAGVLVHAYLMYGFPTQTVQDTVDALEYVRQLFENDCIQSGFFHRFACTVHSPVGKNPEEYGVTLQPLPPVTFAKNDIGFHDPTGVDHDALGKGLKKAIYNYMHGIGLDEDVRSWFPFKVPRTTVARNRISRALSQRG; encoded by the coding sequence ATGTCCAACTTGCCTTTACGCGTGCTGTCCGTCATCCCGCCGATGACGCAGCTGAATACGCCTTATCCGTCCACCGCCTACCTGACCGGTTTTTTGCGCTCGCGCGGGGTGACATCGTTCCAGGAAGACCTGGCGCTTGCCCTGGTGCTGCGGCTGCTGTCCGTGGACGGCCTGCGGGCCGTGGCGGAACGGGTAGACGCGCTGCCGATTGCAAAGCACACGCCGGCGATCCAGGCCTTCGTGGCCATGCAGGCCCGCTACCTGTCCACGATAGGGCCGACGATCGCGTTCCTTCAAGGCCGCGATCCCACCCTGGCGCACCGTATCGTGGGCCGCAATTTCCTGCCCGAGGGCCCGCGGTTCAGCACGCTGGACGTGTACATGGACGAAGATGGCGGCGATCCCCTGGGTTGGGCATTCGGCGCGCTGGGCTTGCATGATCGCGCCAAGCACCTGGCCACCCTGTATCTGAACGATCTGGCGGACGTGCTGCGTGACGCCATCGACTCGCGATTCGAGTTCGTCCGCTATGCCGAATCGCTGGCGGGCAGCCAGCCCACCTTCGACCCCCTGGCCCAGGCCCTGGCGGCGCCCCTGAACCTGGTGGACGACACGCTGCGCGACCTGACGATAGAAGCCCTGGCGCGCCACGCGCCGACGATGGTGCTGGTGTCGGTGCCGTTTCCCGGCGCCGTTTACGCCGCCTTCCGGATCGCCCAGGCCATCAAGGCGCAAAACCCGGCCATCGTCACCGTGCTGGGCGGCGGTTTCGTCAATACCGAGCTGCGCGAATTGAAAGACCCGCGCGTGTTCGATTATTTCGATTACGTCACCCTGGATGCCGGCGAGCGCCCCTTGCAGGCCCTGATGGAGCATGTGGAAGGCAAGCGTTCGCGGCAGCGCCTGGTGCGCACCTTCCTGCGCGACGGCGACACCGGAGCCGTGCGGTACGTGAACATGGTCGAGCCCGATGTCGCGTTTGCGGAAGTGGGCACCCCCACCTGGGACGGCCTGCCTCTGGATCGCTATCTGTCGCTGCTGGACATGCTGAACCCGATGCACCGCCTGTGGAGCGACGGGCGCTGGAACAAGCTGACCGTGGCGCATGGCTGCTATTGGAAGAAATGCAGTTTCTGCGATGTCAGCCTGGACTATATCGGCCGCTACGAGGGCGCATCGGCCACGGTGCTGGCCGACCGCATTGAAACCATCGTGCGCGAGACCGGGCAGACCGGCTTTCATTTCGTCGACGAAGCCGCGCCGCCCAAGTCGCTGAAGGCACTGGCGACCGAACTGATCGAACGCAATGCCGGTATTTCGTGGTGGGGCAATATCCGCTTCGAAAAAACCTTCACGCCGGAACTGTGCGAGCTGCTGGCCGATAGCGGCTGTATCGCCGTGTCGGGCGGGTTGGAAGTGGCCTCGGACCGGCTGCTGAACCTGATGAAGAAGGGCGTGTCGGTCGACCAGGTGGCGCGGGTGACGCGCGCATTCACCGATGCCGGCGTCCTGGTGCATGCGTACCTGATGTACGGTTTTCCCACGCAGACGGTGCAGGACACCGTCGATGCGCTGGAGTATGTGCGGCAGCTGTTCGAGAACGACTGCATCCAGAGCGGCTTTTTCCACCGCTTTGCCTGTACGGTCCATTCGCCGGTGGGAAAAAACCCCGAGGAATACGGGGTGACGCTGCAGCCTTTGCCTCCGGTCACGTTCGCCAAGAACGATATCGGCTTTCATGACCCCACGGGCGTGGACCACGACGCGCTGGGCAAGGGGCTGAAGAAGGCCATCTACAACTATATGCACGGCATCGGCCTGGACGAGGACGTGCGCAGCTGGTTTCCCTTCAAGGTGCCGCGTACCACCGTGGCGCGCAACCGCATCAGCCGCGCCCTGAGCCAGCGCGGCTAG